One Electrophorus electricus isolate fEleEle1 chromosome 10, fEleEle1.pri, whole genome shotgun sequence genomic region harbors:
- the hapln2 gene encoding hyaluronan and proteoglycan link protein 2, whose protein sequence is MNCKAFIVTASLLTWTEAIYHYRNKDKDKELQYLLEPPVYAEITARRGENVTLPCILQTKPAHYRIKWTKVEPLHQGVENIVLITNGHKDKQYGTLGPRASLRRAHALDVSLHLISVELEDDGQYRCELINGIDDENVIVTLRIEGVVFPYQSSRGRYRFTFLDAKDACTGQDSTLATYRQLYRAWTEGLDWCNAGWLNDGTVHYPILHPRPACGANLPPGIRSYRAQHRTKDHYDAFCFTSTSKGSVFYISGPLSFSEAAHACQERGAVLALVGQLYSAWKFQGLDQCNGGWLQDTSVRFPITTPREHCGGIPQAGVVSFGFPSQSQRLYGAYCYR, encoded by the exons ATGAACTGCAAAGCTTTCATTGTGACTGCCAGCTTACTCACATGGACTGAGGCAATTTACCACTACCGCAATAAAG ATAAAGACAAAGAACTGCAATATCTTCTGGAACCACCTGTGTATGCTGAGATAACAGCACGGCGAGGAGAGAACGTAACCTTGCCATGTATCCTACAGACCAAACCAGCTCACTACAGAATTAAATGGACTAAAGTCGAACCCCTTCATCAAGGAGTGGAAAATATTGTTCTCATCACGAATGGCCATAAGGATAAACAGTACGGCACCTTGGGGCCTAGAGCAAGCCTGAGACGTGCACATGCTTTGGACGTTTCCCTTCACCTCATCAGCGTAGAACTTGAGGATGATGGACAGTATCGTTGTGAGCTGATCAATGGCATCGACGatgaaaatgtcattgttaCTCTGAGGATTGAAG GGGTTGTGTTTCCCTATCAAAGCAGCCGTGGTCGGTACAGGTTTACCTTCTTGGATGCCAAAGACGCTTGTACAGGGCAGGACAGCACACTGGCAACATACAGACAGCTCTACAGAG CATGGACAGAAGGTCTGGACTGGTGTAATGCTGGATGGCTAAATGATGGGACTGTCCATTACCCAATCCTGCACCCGCGGCCAGCCTGTGGGGCAAATCTTCCTCCAGGGATTCGCAGCTACAGAGCCCAGCACAGGACCAAGGATCATTATGATGCCTTCTGCTTCACGTCTACCTCTAAGG GTTCTGTGTTCTACATCTCTGGGCCACTGAGTTTTTCAGAGGCTGCACATGCCTGTCAAGAGAGAGGGGCAGTTCTGGCCCTTGTGGGACAGCTCTACTCAGCCTGGAAGTTCCAGGGGCTGGACCAATGCAATGGAGGCTGGCTGCAGGACACCAGTGTGCGCTTCCCCATCACCACCCCCAGggagcactgtggaggaatccCCCAAGCAGGGGTAGTCAGCTTTGGATTCCCCAGCCAAAGCCAGCGTCTCTATGGGGCGTATTGCTACAGGTAG
- the bcan gene encoding brevican core protein isoform X1 — protein MIRSVMFLHLLLCAICPFVLPSSAVPRPAPDDSRLFQVTIPNSPPVSAVLGGSLILPCFVSSGRHAMFSLARVKWSKLSSDRETEILVAQGERMKVSELYKGRASLPGYASSSAELTLQLDGLRHNDTGFYRCEVQNGLEDAHALAQIKVKGVVFHYRHASSRYAFSFDEAKDACEDIGAQIATPEQLLAAYHSGYEQCDAGWLADGSVRYPIHMPREGCFGDMDGLPGIRNYGMMDQNELFDVYCYIENIHGEVFHGSSPERFTLPEAKTYCEQQGAELATTSQLYAAWNDGLNHCNPGWLADGSVRYPIVTPRERCGGSEAGVKTVYRFSNQTGFPDPHIRHDAYCFRGNLNFQTVPPVRYLPTEQEEDRQGIVTLAEPEELFSLGYMTQHTVNEAQGAVETLPLSSEQTPVEPNEHDPTPSPHSDIYATIINEKVLTTSATYGWEPESTQDSWKEVLTSHIGFEFVPKIHLEPSPKQSEQVENPDAEIGTTHYEKKIHNHKHYQPMPDTNLEAGERVEYETYTEGKPATKTDSLGPPSEVREVGGSKHFQPMPETNLDDEDGSHVDEFETIAEMHAGNATLPMISKESLNSVARTTTSGTSEGSGGDMTSPATEKPAPFTTLTQDSYDYTLYETTTRSYSLTDLIQPTLSLGLSHEEVGLKKISGAVDRVGHEEGHTSAPTIMLSLSSDGTESVHDSAVTITPLLQGENQVSTAGPEFIDGSGDHDDDLLATLLTTPVLHLMGTSVTQKTLEVEVSSPRKVESPVPESSTPEIGTMSNYSFVEEEVEQVEQKELGQAPDVLSTVTTLSSEADAASNQNSSSSSSHEGDSLGEEEASGGGSSVTEYPDLPYPTPTSSLSFNATELLILNATDANDTQSDSNTTLSIVEVMLLSGTTLMPSSNTLAPRTPPQEFRADVVISGDDTLITDSTDSSTESDATTAPSAELMESQRSSITVARDNEEDEDYDVTKTADSENGQDEDEMPTPTQPLAPPTTAAQLVRTGISDSCVENPCANGGTCVDIRTGVKCLCLPTYGGEFCQNDLEQCEPGWEKFQGNCYKHFSKRQSWEAAEQHCRMCAAHLVSVMSPEEQHFLNDKYREYQWTGLNDRTIEGDFRWSDGNPLLYENWCRGQPDSYFLSGEDCVVMVWHDQGRWSDVPCNYHLPYTCKKGIVFCGQPPVVLNALLFGRQRQRYESSAQVRYHCQDGFIQRHNPIVRCQSNGQWEEPQITCTPKPNESNGESITLPTAQNQEVFIEDTATEKAKTQW, from the exons ATGATACG TTCAGTGATGTTCCTGCATCTACTGCTGTGTGCCATCTGTCCCTTTGTGCTGCCGTCCTCTGCTGTCCCCAGACCAGCACCAG ATGATTCCAGGCTCTTCCAGGTCACCATTCCCAACAGCCCCCCTGTGTCGGCCGTGCTTGGAGGCTCCCTGATTCTGCCATGCTTCGTGTCATCAGGCCGCCACGCTATGTTCTCCTTGGCACGAGTGAAGTGGAGCAAGCTCTCCTCAGACCGAGAGACTGAGATCCTGGTGGCTCAAGGGGAAAGGATGAAGGTCAGCGAACTTTATAAGGGACGTGCCTCACTGCCCGGTTATGCCTCTTCCTCGGCTGAACTCACTCTCCAGCTGGACGGCCTGAGGCACAACGACACAGGCTTCTACCGCTGTGAGGTCCAGAACGGCTTGGAGGATGCTCACGCCCTGGCACAGATCAAAGTCAAAG GTGTGGTGTTCCACTATCGACATGCCTCCAGCCGCTATGCTTTCTCTTTTGATGAGGCCAAGGATGCATGTGAGGATATCGGGGCTCAGATTGCCACCCCAGAGCAACTTCTGGCTGCGTACCACAGTGGCTATGAGCAGTGTGATGCTGGCTGGTTAGCAGATGGCTCCGTCAG GTATCCTATCCATATGCCTCGGGAGGGCTGTTTTGGAGACATGGATGGCTTACCAGGCATCCGAAACTATGGCATGATGGATCAAAATGAGCTTTTTGATGTGTATTGCTACATAGAGAACATTCATG GTGAGGTATTCCACGGGTCCAGTCCCGAGCGCTTCACATTGCCTGAGGCTAAGACGTACTGTGAGCAGCAGGGTGCAGAGTTGGCCACCACCAGCCAGCTCTATGCTGCATGGAATGATGGCCTTAACCACTGCAACCCAGGCTGGCTGGCTGACGGCAGCGTACGCTATCCCATCGTCACCCCACGGGAGCGATGTGGGGGCTCTGAGGCTGGCGTCAAGACAGTCTACCGCTTCAGCAACCAGACAGGCTTCCCTGATCCTCACATTCGTCACGACGCCTACTGCTTCAGGG GAAACCTCAATTTTCAAACAGTGCCTCCTGTTCGTTACTTACCCACAGAGCAAGAGGAGGACAGGCAGGGCATCGTGACCTTAGCTGAGCCTGAGGAGTTGTTCAGTCTGGGATATATGACTCAGCACACAGTGAACGAGGCTCAGGGGGCTGTTGAGACCTTACCACTCTCCAGCGAACAGACACCTGTGGAGCCAAATGAACATGACCCTACACCATCTCCACATAGTGACATTTATGCAACCATCATCAATGAGAAAGTTCTCACCACCTCAGCAACATATGGATGGGAACCTGAGTCAACTCAGGACTCATGGAAAGAAGTGCTCACTAGCCACATTGGTTTTGAATTTGTGCCAAAGATACACCTCGAGCCCAGTCCCAAACAGAGTGAGCAAGTAGAAAATCCAGATGCAGAGATTGGCACAACACATTATGAAAAGAAAATTCACAATCATAAACACTATCAGCCTATGCCAGACACTAACCTTGAAGCAGGCGAGCGAGTGGAATATGAAACATATACAGAGGGCAAACCAGCAACTAAAACCGACAGCTTGGGGCCACCCTCTGAGGTTCGTGAGGTTGGAGGATCCAAACATTTCCAACCTATGCCTGAGACTAACCTGGATGATGAAGATGGAAGCCATGTGGATGAATTTGAGACTATAGCAGAAATGCATGCAGGAAATGCCACTCTTCCAATGATATCAAAAGAAAGTCTGAACAGTGTGGCTCGAACCACCACTTCAGGAACCTCTGAGGGATCAGGAGGGGACATGACCTCACCAGCTACAGAAAAGCCTGCACCCTTTACCACCCTGACTCAAGATTCATATGATTATACTTTATATGAAACCACCACTAGGAGTTATTCACTGACAGATCTCATTCAGCCTACACTGA GTTTAGGGCTCAGCCATGAGGAGGTTGGCCTGAAAAAAATTTCTGGTGCTGTGGACAGAGTTGGGCACGAAGAAGGACATACTTCAGCCCCAACCATAATGTTGTCTCTCAGTTCAGATGGTACTGAGAGTGTTCATGACTCAGCTGTGACTATAACCCCTCTACTCCAAGGAGAAAATCAAGTATCTACTGCTGGTCCAGAGTTCATTGATGGTTCTGGAGACCATGATGATGACCTTTTAGCGACCCTCTTGACCACACCTGTGCTACACCTGATGGGCACATCAGTTACTCAGAAGACATTGGAGGTGGAAGTAAGTTCCCCTCGCAAGGTGGAAAGTCCTGTACCGGAGAGTAGCACTCCAGAGATTGGTACTATGTCCAACTACAGCTTTGTGGAGGaagaggtggagcaggtggagcagaaGGAGCTTGGACAAGCACCTGATGTCCTCTCCACAGTGACAACTCTGTCCAGTGAGGCTGATGCAGCTTCcaatcaaaacagcagcagcagcagtagccaTGAGGGAGACTCTTTAGGAGAGGAAGAGGCTTCTGGAGGAGGCTCTTCAGTCACAGAGTACCCCGACCTTCCCTATCCCACCCCCACATCCAGCTTATCCTTCAACGCCACAGAGCTGCTGATTCTGAATGCAACAGATGCTAATGACACTCAGAGTGATTCCAACACCACTCTTTCTATAGTGGAGGTCATGCTGCTCTCAGGTACGACACTGATGCCCAGCTCAAACACTCTGGCACCTCGCACCCCACCGCAGGAGTTCAGGGCAGATGTGGTTATCAGTGGGGATGACACGCTCATCACAGACAGCACCGACTCCTCCACTGAATCAGACGCCACCACAGCTCCGTCTGCAGAGTTGATGGAAAGCCAGAGGTCTTCCATCACTGTGGCAAGAGATAACGAAGAAGATGAGGACTATGATGTGACGAAAACGGCCGATTCTGAGAACGGCCAGGATGAGGATGAAATGCCCACCCCAACACAGCCTCTGGCTCCACCCACCACTGCAGCACAGCTGGTCAGAACTGGCATTTCAG ACAGCTGTGTGGAGAATCCATGTGCAAATGGAGGCACATGTGTAGACATCAGAACCGGTGTCAAATGCCTTTGCTTGCCAACTTATGGAGGCGAATTCTGCCAAAATG ATCTGGAACAGTGTGAACCAGGCTGGGAAAAGTTCCAGGGCAACTGTTATAAGCACTTTTCAAAACGCCAGAGCTGGGAGGCAGCGGAGCAACACTGTCGGATGTGTGCTGCTCATCTGGTCTCTGTGATGTCCCCCGAAGAGCAGCATTTCCTCAACG ATAAATACAGGGAGTACCAGTGGACTGGCCTCAATGACAGGACCATTGAGGGTGACTTCCGCTGGTCTGATGGCAACCCACTG cTGTATGAGAACTGGTGTCGTGGACAGCCTGATAGTTATTTCCTGTCtggagaagactgtgtggtgatggtgtggcATGACCAGGGGCGCTGGAGTGATGTCCCCTGTAACTACCATCTGCCCTACACCTGCAAGAAGGGCATTG TTTTCTGTGGCCAGCCCCCGGTTGTGTTGAACGCTCTGCTGTTTGGTCGTCAGCGGCAGCGATATGAGAGCAGTGCTCAGGTGCGTTACCATTGCCAGGATGGCTTCATTCAGAGGCACAACCCCATCGTCCGGTGCCAAAGCAATGggcagtgggaggagccacagatCACCTGCACGCCAA AACCGAATGAGTCAAATGGAGAATCCATCACACTACCCACTGCTCAGAACCAAGAAGTATTCATAGAAGACACAGCAACAGAAAAGGCCAAAACACAGTGGTGA
- the bcan gene encoding brevican core protein isoform X2: MIRSVMFLHLLLCAICPFVLPSSAVPRPAPDDSRLFQVTIPNSPPVSAVLGGSLILPCFVSSGRHAMFSLARVKWSKLSSDRETEILVAQGERMKVSELYKGRASLPGYASSSAELTLQLDGLRHNDTGFYRCEVQNGLEDAHALAQIKVKGVVFHYRHASSRYAFSFDEAKDACEDIGAQIATPEQLLAAYHSGYEQCDAGWLADGSVRYPIHMPREGCFGDMDGLPGIRNYGMMDQNELFDVYCYIENIHGEVFHGSSPERFTLPEAKTYCEQQGAELATTSQLYAAWNDGLNHCNPGWLADGSVRYPIVTPRERCGGSEAGVKTVYRFSNQTGFPDPHIRHDAYCFREQEEDRQGIVTLAEPEELFSLGYMTQHTVNEAQGAVETLPLSSEQTPVEPNEHDPTPSPHSDIYATIINEKVLTTSATYGWEPESTQDSWKEVLTSHIGFEFVPKIHLEPSPKQSEQVENPDAEIGTTHYEKKIHNHKHYQPMPDTNLEAGERVEYETYTEGKPATKTDSLGPPSEVREVGGSKHFQPMPETNLDDEDGSHVDEFETIAEMHAGNATLPMISKESLNSVARTTTSGTSEGSGGDMTSPATEKPAPFTTLTQDSYDYTLYETTTRSYSLTDLIQPTLSLGLSHEEVGLKKISGAVDRVGHEEGHTSAPTIMLSLSSDGTESVHDSAVTITPLLQGENQVSTAGPEFIDGSGDHDDDLLATLLTTPVLHLMGTSVTQKTLEVEVSSPRKVESPVPESSTPEIGTMSNYSFVEEEVEQVEQKELGQAPDVLSTVTTLSSEADAASNQNSSSSSSHEGDSLGEEEASGGGSSVTEYPDLPYPTPTSSLSFNATELLILNATDANDTQSDSNTTLSIVEVMLLSGTTLMPSSNTLAPRTPPQEFRADVVISGDDTLITDSTDSSTESDATTAPSAELMESQRSSITVARDNEEDEDYDVTKTADSENGQDEDEMPTPTQPLAPPTTAAQLVRTGISDSCVENPCANGGTCVDIRTGVKCLCLPTYGGEFCQNDLEQCEPGWEKFQGNCYKHFSKRQSWEAAEQHCRMCAAHLVSVMSPEEQHFLNDKYREYQWTGLNDRTIEGDFRWSDGNPLLYENWCRGQPDSYFLSGEDCVVMVWHDQGRWSDVPCNYHLPYTCKKGIVFCGQPPVVLNALLFGRQRQRYESSAQVRYHCQDGFIQRHNPIVRCQSNGQWEEPQITCTPKPNESNGESITLPTAQNQEVFIEDTATEKAKTQW, from the exons ATGATACG TTCAGTGATGTTCCTGCATCTACTGCTGTGTGCCATCTGTCCCTTTGTGCTGCCGTCCTCTGCTGTCCCCAGACCAGCACCAG ATGATTCCAGGCTCTTCCAGGTCACCATTCCCAACAGCCCCCCTGTGTCGGCCGTGCTTGGAGGCTCCCTGATTCTGCCATGCTTCGTGTCATCAGGCCGCCACGCTATGTTCTCCTTGGCACGAGTGAAGTGGAGCAAGCTCTCCTCAGACCGAGAGACTGAGATCCTGGTGGCTCAAGGGGAAAGGATGAAGGTCAGCGAACTTTATAAGGGACGTGCCTCACTGCCCGGTTATGCCTCTTCCTCGGCTGAACTCACTCTCCAGCTGGACGGCCTGAGGCACAACGACACAGGCTTCTACCGCTGTGAGGTCCAGAACGGCTTGGAGGATGCTCACGCCCTGGCACAGATCAAAGTCAAAG GTGTGGTGTTCCACTATCGACATGCCTCCAGCCGCTATGCTTTCTCTTTTGATGAGGCCAAGGATGCATGTGAGGATATCGGGGCTCAGATTGCCACCCCAGAGCAACTTCTGGCTGCGTACCACAGTGGCTATGAGCAGTGTGATGCTGGCTGGTTAGCAGATGGCTCCGTCAG GTATCCTATCCATATGCCTCGGGAGGGCTGTTTTGGAGACATGGATGGCTTACCAGGCATCCGAAACTATGGCATGATGGATCAAAATGAGCTTTTTGATGTGTATTGCTACATAGAGAACATTCATG GTGAGGTATTCCACGGGTCCAGTCCCGAGCGCTTCACATTGCCTGAGGCTAAGACGTACTGTGAGCAGCAGGGTGCAGAGTTGGCCACCACCAGCCAGCTCTATGCTGCATGGAATGATGGCCTTAACCACTGCAACCCAGGCTGGCTGGCTGACGGCAGCGTACGCTATCCCATCGTCACCCCACGGGAGCGATGTGGGGGCTCTGAGGCTGGCGTCAAGACAGTCTACCGCTTCAGCAACCAGACAGGCTTCCCTGATCCTCACATTCGTCACGACGCCTACTGCTTCAGGG AGCAAGAGGAGGACAGGCAGGGCATCGTGACCTTAGCTGAGCCTGAGGAGTTGTTCAGTCTGGGATATATGACTCAGCACACAGTGAACGAGGCTCAGGGGGCTGTTGAGACCTTACCACTCTCCAGCGAACAGACACCTGTGGAGCCAAATGAACATGACCCTACACCATCTCCACATAGTGACATTTATGCAACCATCATCAATGAGAAAGTTCTCACCACCTCAGCAACATATGGATGGGAACCTGAGTCAACTCAGGACTCATGGAAAGAAGTGCTCACTAGCCACATTGGTTTTGAATTTGTGCCAAAGATACACCTCGAGCCCAGTCCCAAACAGAGTGAGCAAGTAGAAAATCCAGATGCAGAGATTGGCACAACACATTATGAAAAGAAAATTCACAATCATAAACACTATCAGCCTATGCCAGACACTAACCTTGAAGCAGGCGAGCGAGTGGAATATGAAACATATACAGAGGGCAAACCAGCAACTAAAACCGACAGCTTGGGGCCACCCTCTGAGGTTCGTGAGGTTGGAGGATCCAAACATTTCCAACCTATGCCTGAGACTAACCTGGATGATGAAGATGGAAGCCATGTGGATGAATTTGAGACTATAGCAGAAATGCATGCAGGAAATGCCACTCTTCCAATGATATCAAAAGAAAGTCTGAACAGTGTGGCTCGAACCACCACTTCAGGAACCTCTGAGGGATCAGGAGGGGACATGACCTCACCAGCTACAGAAAAGCCTGCACCCTTTACCACCCTGACTCAAGATTCATATGATTATACTTTATATGAAACCACCACTAGGAGTTATTCACTGACAGATCTCATTCAGCCTACACTGA GTTTAGGGCTCAGCCATGAGGAGGTTGGCCTGAAAAAAATTTCTGGTGCTGTGGACAGAGTTGGGCACGAAGAAGGACATACTTCAGCCCCAACCATAATGTTGTCTCTCAGTTCAGATGGTACTGAGAGTGTTCATGACTCAGCTGTGACTATAACCCCTCTACTCCAAGGAGAAAATCAAGTATCTACTGCTGGTCCAGAGTTCATTGATGGTTCTGGAGACCATGATGATGACCTTTTAGCGACCCTCTTGACCACACCTGTGCTACACCTGATGGGCACATCAGTTACTCAGAAGACATTGGAGGTGGAAGTAAGTTCCCCTCGCAAGGTGGAAAGTCCTGTACCGGAGAGTAGCACTCCAGAGATTGGTACTATGTCCAACTACAGCTTTGTGGAGGaagaggtggagcaggtggagcagaaGGAGCTTGGACAAGCACCTGATGTCCTCTCCACAGTGACAACTCTGTCCAGTGAGGCTGATGCAGCTTCcaatcaaaacagcagcagcagcagtagccaTGAGGGAGACTCTTTAGGAGAGGAAGAGGCTTCTGGAGGAGGCTCTTCAGTCACAGAGTACCCCGACCTTCCCTATCCCACCCCCACATCCAGCTTATCCTTCAACGCCACAGAGCTGCTGATTCTGAATGCAACAGATGCTAATGACACTCAGAGTGATTCCAACACCACTCTTTCTATAGTGGAGGTCATGCTGCTCTCAGGTACGACACTGATGCCCAGCTCAAACACTCTGGCACCTCGCACCCCACCGCAGGAGTTCAGGGCAGATGTGGTTATCAGTGGGGATGACACGCTCATCACAGACAGCACCGACTCCTCCACTGAATCAGACGCCACCACAGCTCCGTCTGCAGAGTTGATGGAAAGCCAGAGGTCTTCCATCACTGTGGCAAGAGATAACGAAGAAGATGAGGACTATGATGTGACGAAAACGGCCGATTCTGAGAACGGCCAGGATGAGGATGAAATGCCCACCCCAACACAGCCTCTGGCTCCACCCACCACTGCAGCACAGCTGGTCAGAACTGGCATTTCAG ACAGCTGTGTGGAGAATCCATGTGCAAATGGAGGCACATGTGTAGACATCAGAACCGGTGTCAAATGCCTTTGCTTGCCAACTTATGGAGGCGAATTCTGCCAAAATG ATCTGGAACAGTGTGAACCAGGCTGGGAAAAGTTCCAGGGCAACTGTTATAAGCACTTTTCAAAACGCCAGAGCTGGGAGGCAGCGGAGCAACACTGTCGGATGTGTGCTGCTCATCTGGTCTCTGTGATGTCCCCCGAAGAGCAGCATTTCCTCAACG ATAAATACAGGGAGTACCAGTGGACTGGCCTCAATGACAGGACCATTGAGGGTGACTTCCGCTGGTCTGATGGCAACCCACTG cTGTATGAGAACTGGTGTCGTGGACAGCCTGATAGTTATTTCCTGTCtggagaagactgtgtggtgatggtgtggcATGACCAGGGGCGCTGGAGTGATGTCCCCTGTAACTACCATCTGCCCTACACCTGCAAGAAGGGCATTG TTTTCTGTGGCCAGCCCCCGGTTGTGTTGAACGCTCTGCTGTTTGGTCGTCAGCGGCAGCGATATGAGAGCAGTGCTCAGGTGCGTTACCATTGCCAGGATGGCTTCATTCAGAGGCACAACCCCATCGTCCGGTGCCAAAGCAATGggcagtgggaggagccacagatCACCTGCACGCCAA AACCGAATGAGTCAAATGGAGAATCCATCACACTACCCACTGCTCAGAACCAAGAAGTATTCATAGAAGACACAGCAACAGAAAAGGCCAAAACACAGTGGTGA
- the isg20l2 gene encoding interferon-stimulated 20 kDa exonuclease-like 2 produces the protein MFTLSMSGITLNLTFNAPNYDESQQKGKDKAKYKRFIRKRNLLEQKGLLKKKQNANNCQKGAYRNKQWHEKNKQKKDSQTCAGYHKSSTSQEELSTNPCSYPQAQHENSVSRTVKESTVPSSSESQRQSSSADVAEWLHLQATSAGNPLKYIALDCEMVGTGPKGHCSELARCSIVSYDGDVIYDKFIKPVNAVTDFRTRWSGVRWQDLRNATPFRQAQREILKILSGNVVVGHAIQNDLKVLHYSHPAFLIRDTSRIPILNRKAGLPEKQVASLKKLTKILFNKDIQVEKKGHSSVEDAKATMELYKVVQVEWERILASKPGS, from the exons ATGTTCACATTAAGTATGTCAGGAATTACATTGAACTTGACCTTTAATGCACCCAACTATGATGAGAGCCAACAGAAAGGCAAAGATAAAGCCAAATACAAAAGATTTATTAGGAAGAGGAACTTACTGGAGCAAAAGGGGCTactaaaaaaaaagcaaaatgcaaataacTGTCAAAAAGGGGCATATAGAAACAAGCAGTGGCatgagaaaaacaagcaaaagaagGATTCTCAAACTTGTGCTGGGTACCACAAATCCTCTACCTCTCAGGAAGAATTGTCCACAAATCCCTGCAGTTATCCCCAAGCCCAACATGAAAACTCTGTTTCACGGACTGTCAAGGAATCCACAGTGCCTTCAAGTTCTGAATCTCAAAGACAGTCCTCTTCAGCAGATGTAGCAGAGTGGCTACATCTGCAGGCAACATCTGCAGGCAACCCACTGAAATATATAGCCCTTGACTGTGAGATGGTAGGCACAGGGCCCAAAGGCCATTGCAGTGAGCTGGCCCGTTGTAGCATAGTCTCCTATGATGGGGATGTCATTTATGACAAGTTCATCAAGCCTGTTAATGCTGTCACAGATTTTCGTACCCGCTGGAGTGGGGTAAGATGGCAAGATCTCCGCAATGCGACACCCTTCAGACAAGCCCAGAGAGAA ATTTTAAAGATTCTCTCAGGGAATGTGGTTGTGGGTCATGCCATCCAGAATGACTTGAAGGTTTTGCACTATTCCCATCCTGCTTTCCTTATACGAGACACGTCGCGTATTCCGATCCTGAATCGGAAAGCTGGACTGCCTGAGAAGCAAGTTGCTTCCCTGAAGAAACTCACAAAGATTCTCTTCAACAAGGATATACAG GTGGAAAAGAAAGGCCACTCATCAGTTGAAGATGCTAAAGCCACAATGGAGCTTTATAAAGTAGTTCAGGTGGAGTGGGAGAGGATTTTGGCCTCTAAACCTGGTTCctag